From the Synechococcus sp. HK01-R genome, one window contains:
- a CDS encoding YbhB/YbcL family Raf kinase inhibitor-like protein produces MANSNGKFHLDSPAFHNGDLIPAIHAADSLNLSPPLRWAGAPTGTSSFSLIVDDPDVPAGPWVHWVLFNIPADQRSLTAAQPQSLQLSNGARHGSCWGINRYQRIGYQGPFPPNGELHRYVFQIAALDSHLPLPAGSTVSALRTAMQPHVLAEASLTGLYGRST; encoded by the coding sequence ATGGCAAACAGCAACGGTAAGTTTCATCTCGATTCACCGGCCTTTCACAATGGCGATCTCATCCCCGCCATCCACGCTGCCGACAGTCTCAATCTCTCTCCCCCCCTGCGCTGGGCAGGCGCTCCCACGGGGACGAGTAGTTTCTCCTTGATCGTTGATGACCCGGATGTTCCTGCTGGGCCTTGGGTGCACTGGGTTCTCTTCAACATTCCTGCCGATCAACGCTCGCTGACGGCCGCTCAGCCCCAATCGCTGCAACTGTCCAATGGCGCACGCCATGGCAGCTGCTGGGGAATCAACCGCTATCAGCGCATTGGTTATCAAGGTCCGTTCCCGCCCAATGGGGAGCTGCACCGTTATGTCTTTCAGATCGCTGCCCTCGATTCCCATCTGCCCTTGCCAGCAGGCAGCACGGTGTCGGCCCTGCGGACAGCCATGCAGCCCCATGTGCTCGCGGAAGCCAGCCTGACCGGTCTCTACGGCCGCAGCACCTAA
- a CDS encoding HlyD family secretion protein has protein sequence MTTPLHHVPHQLPPAAADEFLPPPGAWAHQLGVRTAAAGAALLLLACVWPFDESVRAPGSVRPRGENSPVQALGGGRLQRVLVSPNQQVRAGQLLAQLDLEAINSQQRQLQRERAQLQEQLHQAAQQFTDLQAQSRSIHRLMTTQIATARGGVAQALAGSRFQDRELQRLRGLAAEGAIPQLLLEEKEAGVAVAKSQLDQARLGVGEQRARLQAEQARLRQSLSATISARAELERQLAAVDGRLRETALARQQSRLLAPVDGTVVETKLRYPGQVLQPGEVVATLAPKGQPLAIKVQLPSRDVAPLKSGQRAYLRVGSCPHTDFGVLDGRIQAIAADAVDGRYAVTISPVADHLVRGQRRCVLRPGMELDADLVIRRGTVMGLLLRKLRLLAST, from the coding sequence ATGACAACCCCGCTCCATCACGTGCCCCATCAGCTGCCCCCTGCTGCAGCCGATGAGTTTTTGCCACCTCCAGGTGCTTGGGCTCACCAGTTGGGTGTGCGAACAGCCGCCGCTGGAGCGGCGCTGCTGTTGCTGGCTTGCGTCTGGCCCTTTGATGAGTCGGTCAGAGCTCCTGGCAGTGTGCGGCCGCGGGGCGAAAACTCTCCCGTGCAGGCCCTTGGTGGTGGTCGCCTTCAGCGGGTGCTCGTGTCCCCCAATCAACAGGTGCGGGCCGGTCAACTGCTCGCCCAGTTGGATCTCGAGGCGATTAACTCTCAACAGCGCCAACTGCAGCGTGAGCGCGCGCAGCTACAGGAGCAGCTTCACCAGGCTGCTCAACAGTTCACCGATCTGCAGGCCCAATCCCGATCCATCCATCGGTTGATGACAACTCAGATCGCGACGGCCCGCGGTGGGGTCGCCCAGGCGCTTGCTGGTTCCCGTTTCCAGGATCGGGAGCTTCAGCGACTCCGCGGCTTGGCCGCGGAGGGGGCCATCCCCCAGCTGCTTCTTGAGGAGAAGGAGGCCGGCGTCGCAGTCGCTAAAAGCCAACTCGATCAAGCACGCCTTGGGGTCGGTGAGCAGCGGGCCCGACTGCAGGCCGAGCAGGCGCGTTTGCGCCAGTCCCTCAGTGCCACGATCAGTGCCCGTGCTGAGTTGGAGCGTCAACTGGCGGCTGTGGATGGTCGGCTCCGAGAGACCGCCCTGGCTCGACAGCAGTCCCGCCTTCTAGCGCCAGTGGATGGCACGGTTGTGGAGACCAAGCTGCGTTACCCGGGCCAGGTGCTCCAACCCGGGGAGGTGGTGGCCACCCTGGCTCCAAAGGGCCAGCCCCTGGCCATCAAGGTTCAGCTTCCCTCTCGAGATGTGGCGCCGCTCAAGTCTGGCCAGCGGGCTTATTTGCGCGTGGGCAGTTGCCCACACACGGATTTTGGGGTGCTGGACGGGCGCATCCAGGCCATCGCTGCTGATGCCGTTGACGGTCGCTATGCCGTCACGATCAGCCCTGTCGCGGATCATTTGGTGCGCGGGCAGCGTCGCTGTGTTCTGCGCCCCGGGATGGAGCTTGATGCCGATCTCGTGATTCGGAGGGGCACGGTGATGGGGCTGTTGTTGCGCAAGCTGCGGCTGCTGGCCTCCACCTGA
- a CDS encoding BCAM0308 family protein, which produces MREPSSGPDVHTSSPGHRIRQSGMGQRGRLDPFVETRKPKEHSCCPHCGATVHQGRWSWHQALERAAALTCPACRRIAERLPAGELKLSGPFLAEHHDEVMQLLLHNEQRYRSEHPLERLMWIESNDLSGATVIAFSGHHITRGLAQRLQDAYGGCLSGDNVPPGSMLQLHWHR; this is translated from the coding sequence ATGAGAGAGCCTTCCAGCGGCCCTGATGTGCACACCAGCAGCCCAGGCCATCGCATCCGCCAGTCAGGCATGGGGCAGCGAGGGCGGCTGGACCCCTTTGTGGAGACCCGCAAACCCAAAGAACACAGCTGCTGCCCCCACTGCGGAGCCACCGTCCACCAGGGACGCTGGAGCTGGCATCAGGCCTTGGAGCGTGCAGCCGCCCTGACCTGTCCAGCCTGCCGACGCATTGCCGAACGCCTACCGGCCGGGGAACTCAAGCTCAGCGGCCCCTTCCTCGCCGAACACCATGACGAGGTGATGCAGCTGCTGCTGCACAACGAGCAGCGCTATCGCTCGGAACACCCTCTCGAACGCCTGATGTGGATCGAGAGCAATGACCTCAGCGGAGCCACCGTGATTGCCTTCAGCGGCCACCACATCACCCGGGGTCTGGCTCAGCGGCTTCAGGATGCCTACGGCGGTTGCCTTAGCGGCGACAACGTCCCTCCCGGCAGCATGCTGCAGCTTCACTGGCACCGTTGA
- a CDS encoding RNA polymerase sigma factor RpoD/SigA: MQSLLVALMADAFTDYLRQIAGSPLLTTAEEIHLGTLIQSWRRDAAPDARRIRSGQRALSRVVTANLRLVVAVVKRSHSRLQQLGIDPMDAVQAGNLGLIRAAQKFDPARGYRFSTYAFWWVKEALNRFLHEQHSSIHIPANVLQLAFKVNTLLSGPDRSGSIEAIAAELEEKPERLRFVLRALQLSRLASLDQRLDATEPSSSLLETVWDGRLQEPDDDYGWLYQVIGRLSAREQQILALRYGDGDMVSLSQVADGMGLSRYQVQRLERLALRKLRTHLQPMLDPQTPTDREEGPRSHGSHRPGSERLGQSVASRAAVPALQASG; encoded by the coding sequence TTGCAGTCCCTGCTGGTGGCTCTGATGGCCGATGCATTCACGGATTACCTGCGCCAGATCGCCGGCTCCCCCTTGCTGACGACTGCGGAGGAGATTCATCTGGGCACATTGATCCAGTCCTGGCGCCGTGACGCTGCCCCTGATGCTCGACGCATTCGCAGTGGGCAGCGGGCTCTCTCCCGGGTGGTCACAGCCAACCTGCGGCTTGTGGTGGCGGTGGTGAAGCGTTCCCATTCCCGACTTCAACAGTTGGGCATCGATCCGATGGATGCCGTTCAGGCGGGCAATCTTGGGCTGATCCGCGCTGCTCAGAAATTTGACCCCGCCCGTGGCTATCGCTTTTCCACCTATGCCTTCTGGTGGGTGAAGGAGGCGTTGAATCGCTTTCTCCATGAGCAGCACAGCTCCATTCATATTCCCGCCAACGTGCTTCAGCTCGCCTTCAAGGTGAATACGTTGCTCTCCGGCCCCGATCGCTCTGGCTCAATCGAGGCGATCGCAGCGGAATTAGAGGAAAAGCCGGAACGGCTCCGCTTCGTGTTGCGTGCACTCCAACTCTCGCGCCTCGCTTCGCTGGATCAACGGCTCGATGCCACTGAGCCCAGTAGTTCGCTGCTTGAGACGGTCTGGGATGGCCGGCTTCAGGAGCCGGATGATGACTATGGGTGGCTGTACCAGGTGATTGGGCGTTTGAGTGCCCGGGAGCAGCAGATCCTGGCGCTGCGTTATGGGGATGGCGACATGGTTAGCCTTAGTCAGGTTGCTGATGGGATGGGCCTGAGTCGCTATCAGGTGCAGCGCCTGGAGCGGCTCGCCCTGCGCAAGCTCAGGACCCACTTACAGCCGATGCTTGATCCTCAGACTCCCACGGATCGGGAGGAAGGCCCCAGATCTCACGGCAGCCATCGGCCAGGATCGGAAAGGCTCGGGCAATCCGTTGCTTCGCGAGCTGCAGTTCCTGCACTGCAGGCCTCAGGCTGA
- a CDS encoding DUF3175 domain-containing protein: protein MLDLEPGLFTWKQPERIAASLLRSAQQSRARKRSVYGSAMAMLCLYINRAGRKLPSGQRLVLNQAKHCLREQSGRLAHLDFVEG, encoded by the coding sequence GTGCTAGATCTCGAACCAGGCCTCTTTACCTGGAAGCAGCCGGAGCGGATCGCCGCCTCGCTACTGCGCTCGGCCCAACAAAGTCGCGCGCGGAAGCGCAGTGTGTATGGCAGTGCCATGGCCATGCTCTGCCTCTACATCAACCGAGCGGGCCGCAAGCTCCCGTCCGGTCAACGCCTGGTGCTCAACCAGGCGAAGCACTGCCTAAGGGAGCAGTCCGGTCGCCTGGCGCACCTTGACTTCGTAGAAGGTTGA
- a CDS encoding phosphoribosyltransferase, whose translation MDHQAPVWVDRHQAGLALAECLQDCAGARADTCLVALPRGGVAVAAAMAQRLDLPLLTWSVRKIVEPSRPELALGAVAGEGVVLWRHEPGDPAWSMLPQAQDWLLNAQEELERRHCLFDGPDLGRLFNHHLIVVDDGIATGMTVLAALQSLRLARPSLLTLAVPVMDRSLEETMRLHVDRLEVLRLVDHLSAVGLWYERFEQLSDRDVLNLLRSQGAPGDRTAPLGSASPG comes from the coding sequence ATGGATCATCAAGCTCCCGTTTGGGTCGATCGCCATCAGGCTGGTCTGGCGCTTGCCGAATGCCTGCAGGACTGTGCTGGAGCCCGTGCTGATACCTGTTTGGTAGCCCTTCCCCGTGGTGGTGTCGCTGTGGCGGCTGCAATGGCGCAGCGCTTAGATCTGCCACTGCTCACCTGGTCGGTGCGCAAAATTGTCGAGCCCTCCAGGCCAGAACTTGCCCTTGGTGCTGTGGCTGGAGAGGGCGTGGTGCTCTGGCGCCATGAGCCCGGTGATCCAGCCTGGTCCATGCTTCCCCAGGCCCAGGATTGGCTACTCAACGCCCAGGAGGAGCTGGAGCGTCGCCATTGTTTGTTCGATGGCCCCGACCTCGGTCGCCTGTTCAATCACCATCTGATCGTGGTTGATGACGGGATTGCCACCGGCATGACGGTGCTAGCGGCGCTTCAGTCCTTGCGCCTGGCCCGGCCATCGCTGCTCACCCTGGCCGTTCCGGTGATGGATCGCTCCTTAGAGGAGACCATGCGTCTGCATGTCGACCGTCTGGAGGTCTTGCGTCTGGTGGATCACCTGTCTGCAGTCGGCCTCTGGTATGAGCGCTTTGAACAGCTCAGCGATCGTGACGTTCTCAACCTTCTACGAAGTCAAGGTGCGCCAGGCGACCGGACTGCTCCCTTAGGCAGTGCTTCGCCTGGTTGA
- a CDS encoding B12-binding domain-containing radical SAM protein codes for MRVLLLYPQFPITFWSLHGALELLGRKVLLPPLGLITVAALLPERWELRLVDTNIRPVSLQDWAWADLVIASAMLVQRHHLAQLIRSAKEHQLPVAVGGPFATSTPDAAELREADYLILDEGEITIPLFLKALERGQKQGLFKASGERPDVQTSPIPRFDLLDQQHYSLMAVQFSRGCPYQCEFCDIIVLYGRKPRTKEPSQLLAEFDCLYRLGWRGEIFLVDDNFIGNKRNVKRLLPVLQHWQRIHNWPFSFTTEASLDLAQDEELMIAMAMAGFKRVFLGIETPDQNSLKLTHKDQNTRHPLDQAVVAITAYGLEVMAGFILGFDGETSGAGDRIVQFIERTGIPLAMVGILIALPNTALWDRLQKEGRLLESSDGFDQGVQTHLLNFRTQRPMPEIAGEFLEAFSALYDPHAYLERVYRYCCALDAGRRRISSDQRQGRNWNQGSVLLRGLTILCWRQGLRRKTRWLFWKRLIQISTQHSLVLGEYLWLLMLNEHFISYQASMKDQVQQQLKLLAT; via the coding sequence ATGCGCGTGTTGTTGCTCTATCCGCAGTTCCCGATCACTTTCTGGAGCCTGCATGGAGCGCTGGAATTACTGGGGAGGAAGGTGCTTCTGCCACCTCTAGGTCTGATCACCGTGGCGGCATTACTGCCAGAGCGCTGGGAGTTGCGACTGGTGGACACCAACATCCGTCCGGTGAGCCTCCAGGACTGGGCCTGGGCGGATCTGGTGATCGCCTCCGCCATGCTCGTGCAACGCCATCACCTGGCGCAGCTCATTCGCAGCGCCAAGGAACACCAGCTACCGGTGGCCGTGGGTGGTCCCTTTGCCACGTCGACGCCGGATGCAGCGGAGTTAAGAGAGGCGGATTATCTGATCCTCGATGAAGGGGAAATCACGATCCCGCTGTTCTTGAAGGCCCTCGAACGAGGTCAGAAACAAGGACTATTTAAAGCGAGCGGTGAACGACCGGATGTGCAGACATCACCGATCCCACGTTTCGATCTACTCGACCAGCAGCACTACAGCCTGATGGCTGTGCAGTTCTCGAGGGGCTGCCCGTATCAATGCGAATTCTGCGACATTATTGTTCTCTACGGTCGCAAGCCTCGCACCAAGGAACCATCGCAGCTCTTGGCTGAATTCGACTGTTTATACCGCTTGGGATGGCGTGGCGAAATCTTCCTTGTTGATGACAATTTCATCGGCAACAAACGCAATGTGAAGCGGCTGCTGCCAGTGCTTCAGCACTGGCAGCGCATCCACAACTGGCCCTTCAGCTTCACCACCGAAGCCTCCCTGGATCTCGCACAAGATGAGGAGCTAATGATCGCCATGGCGATGGCAGGCTTCAAGCGTGTATTTCTCGGGATTGAAACTCCCGATCAAAACAGTCTCAAACTCACACACAAAGATCAGAACACACGCCACCCCCTAGACCAGGCTGTCGTTGCCATCACCGCCTATGGCCTGGAGGTGATGGCCGGATTCATCCTGGGCTTTGATGGCGAAACAAGCGGAGCCGGAGATCGCATCGTGCAGTTCATTGAACGCACCGGGATCCCCCTCGCCATGGTGGGCATCCTCATTGCGCTCCCGAACACCGCCCTGTGGGATCGACTGCAAAAGGAAGGACGGCTGCTGGAGAGCAGCGATGGATTTGATCAGGGGGTGCAGACCCACCTGCTCAACTTCCGCACGCAGCGGCCGATGCCGGAGATTGCTGGGGAGTTTCTTGAGGCCTTCTCCGCTCTCTATGACCCTCACGCCTATCTCGAGCGGGTGTATCGCTACTGTTGCGCCCTTGATGCGGGCCGACGACGCATCAGCAGCGATCAGCGTCAAGGCCGGAATTGGAATCAAGGCTCGGTGCTACTGCGTGGGCTGACCATTCTCTGCTGGCGCCAAGGGCTCCGACGCAAGACGCGCTGGCTGTTCTGGAAACGCTTGATTCAAATCAGCACACAGCATTCTCTGGTGCTGGGGGAATATCTCTGGCTCTTGATGCTCAATGAACATTTCATCTCCTATCAAGCAAGCATGAAAGATCAGGTGCAACAGCAGCTCAAACTACTTGCCACCTGA
- a CDS encoding Hsp20/alpha crystallin family protein, which produces MSLIKWEPLNDIEAIMDKALAMPSFPYTATMPWNEWGPRVDIYEANGNYQFKVDLPGLRRDDVSVMVSGDRLTLQGERKKEKEEKHPRFHRVERQYGSFSRSFTLPDDADLQAVKAHCVNGELTITIPRKAGAIETDAVRIPIE; this is translated from the coding sequence ATGAGCTTGATCAAGTGGGAACCGCTTAATGACATCGAAGCGATCATGGACAAAGCCCTTGCCATGCCGTCGTTTCCCTATACGGCCACCATGCCATGGAATGAATGGGGGCCACGCGTGGACATTTATGAGGCCAATGGAAACTATCAATTCAAGGTTGATCTTCCCGGACTGCGTCGTGATGATGTGTCGGTCATGGTCTCCGGAGACCGCCTCACACTTCAGGGTGAGAGGAAGAAAGAGAAGGAGGAGAAACACCCCCGCTTTCATCGGGTAGAGCGTCAGTACGGGAGCTTTAGTCGTAGCTTTACGCTGCCGGATGATGCCGACCTGCAAGCAGTCAAGGCCCATTGTGTGAATGGTGAGCTCACGATCACGATTCCAAGAAAGGCGGGGGCCATCGAGACCGATGCGGTCAGGATTCCCATTGAATAG
- a CDS encoding peptidase domain-containing ABC transporter, translating into MLRWFVNHWNNYPCVRQFDEEDCGAACLATVAKAHGITLSQGLIRDAVGTTSNGTTLLGLRRGAEQLGFTARAARAPERFLDALQEVPLPLICHWDGQHWVVLHRLVDDEVLIADPAVGLRRLSRERFLQHWNDGVVLLLEPDPARRPDTSEAPSHALAVLLRYVVPFRRLLFQALLLNVVVGLMSLGLPLLMQLLTDDVLVRGDQRMLVSLCLGLMLLFGFRSLIGQLQGHLVGYFGQKLQLQMVMHYGRQLLLLPLRYFETHRSGEAVSRIGDIEHVNSLIGSVVLGLPSQFCIALISLLFMWAYSPQLTLAALVGYSVVIACSLVFLPALKAASQELLVRSADNQGFLVELFRGASVLKTSDAFAQAWQEYQSNFGRMSHLAWRELRLQLTESTLTGALGSVITVALLWYGSSFVIARELSIGQLLAFNGFGANVLGLLASLSGITQELLLADVVIRRMSDVLERKAEAFGSGSGCDVAIPADASIRCEAITYNHPGRRPLLQDLSLMIPGGLTSALVGESGCGKSTLSKILAGIYPPDHGTLHYGPFNSQDLSLDCLRAQVVLVPQESIIFNRSIFDNFTFAHPGVSFERVVEACQLSLADDFIRQLPDGYRTVLGEFGANLSGGQRQRLAIARALISNPPVLILDEATSALDPVLESRLMETLLEQRKGRTTVLISHRPSVIIRADWIIYLEQGKVLAQNTPRLLRDHAPVSPFLQVA; encoded by the coding sequence TTGCTTCGGTGGTTTGTCAATCACTGGAACAACTATCCCTGTGTTCGTCAATTCGATGAGGAGGACTGCGGTGCCGCCTGCCTGGCGACGGTGGCCAAAGCCCATGGGATCACGCTTTCTCAGGGATTGATTCGCGATGCCGTTGGTACGACCAGTAACGGCACAACGTTGCTTGGGCTACGACGGGGTGCGGAGCAGCTTGGTTTCACGGCCCGTGCCGCTAGGGCCCCTGAACGATTTCTTGATGCACTACAGGAGGTGCCTCTCCCTTTGATTTGTCATTGGGATGGTCAGCACTGGGTTGTCCTCCATCGCCTTGTGGATGACGAAGTCTTGATCGCCGACCCTGCTGTTGGCCTGCGCCGTCTAAGTCGCGAGCGTTTCCTTCAGCATTGGAATGATGGCGTGGTGTTGCTTCTGGAGCCCGATCCTGCACGCCGACCGGACACTTCTGAGGCTCCGAGCCATGCCCTTGCCGTCCTGCTGCGCTACGTCGTTCCCTTTCGGCGCTTGTTGTTTCAGGCCCTTCTGCTCAATGTCGTGGTGGGCTTGATGTCTCTGGGGTTGCCACTGCTGATGCAATTGCTCACCGATGACGTCTTGGTTCGGGGTGATCAGCGCATGCTCGTGAGTCTTTGCCTTGGCTTGATGCTGCTCTTCGGTTTTCGTTCCTTGATCGGGCAACTCCAGGGGCACTTGGTGGGCTATTTCGGCCAGAAGCTGCAGCTCCAGATGGTGATGCATTACGGCCGTCAGTTGTTGCTGCTTCCGCTCCGCTATTTCGAAACGCACCGTAGCGGTGAGGCGGTGAGCCGAATCGGAGATATCGAGCACGTGAACAGTCTGATCGGTTCCGTTGTGCTGGGGCTACCCAGTCAGTTCTGTATCGCATTGATTTCGCTCCTGTTCATGTGGGCCTATTCCCCGCAACTGACCCTGGCGGCTTTGGTCGGCTATTCAGTGGTGATTGCCTGCAGTCTGGTTTTTCTTCCTGCTTTGAAGGCCGCTTCCCAGGAACTGCTTGTTCGCTCTGCTGATAACCAAGGCTTTTTGGTGGAACTGTTTCGTGGTGCGAGTGTGCTTAAAACCAGTGATGCCTTCGCTCAGGCCTGGCAGGAATACCAGAGCAATTTTGGACGCATGTCTCACCTCGCCTGGCGTGAATTGCGTTTACAACTGACTGAATCCACGCTGACCGGTGCTTTAGGCAGCGTGATCACTGTGGCGTTGCTCTGGTATGGCAGTTCCTTCGTGATTGCGCGGGAGCTCTCGATTGGTCAGTTGCTGGCGTTCAATGGCTTCGGTGCCAATGTGCTCGGGCTTCTGGCTTCCCTCAGTGGCATCACTCAGGAGTTATTACTCGCCGATGTGGTGATCCGGCGCATGAGTGATGTGCTTGAGCGTAAAGCTGAGGCTTTTGGCAGTGGCTCCGGTTGTGATGTTGCCATTCCGGCTGATGCATCCATTCGTTGTGAAGCCATCACCTACAACCACCCTGGTCGTCGCCCGCTCTTGCAGGATCTTTCCCTGATGATTCCCGGTGGCTTGACCTCGGCCCTCGTGGGCGAATCCGGGTGTGGCAAGAGCACCCTTAGCAAGATTCTTGCTGGGATCTATCCCCCAGATCATGGAACCCTTCATTACGGGCCTTTCAACAGTCAGGATCTTTCGCTGGATTGTCTTCGTGCCCAGGTTGTATTGGTTCCCCAGGAGTCGATCATCTTCAATCGTTCAATTTTCGACAATTTCACCTTTGCCCATCCTGGGGTCAGTTTTGAGCGAGTGGTGGAGGCCTGTCAGCTGTCCCTTGCTGATGATTTCATTCGCCAGTTGCCCGATGGTTATCGCACTGTGCTTGGCGAGTTCGGTGCCAATCTCTCCGGCGGTCAGCGTCAGCGCTTGGCGATTGCCCGGGCTCTGATTAGCAATCCGCCTGTGTTGATCCTCGATGAAGCCACCTCCGCCCTCGACCCTGTGCTCGAGAGCCGTTTGATGGAGACGTTGCTGGAGCAGCGCAAGGGGCGCACCACCGTGCTCATTAGTCATCGCCCTTCGGTGATCATTCGGGCCGACTGGATCATCTATCTGGAGCAGGGAAAGGTGCTGGCGCAGAACACACCTCGACTGCTGCGTGATCACGCCCCTGTGTCTCCCTTCCTGCAGGTGGCTTGA
- a CDS encoding STAS/SEC14 domain-containing protein produces MIELIEDLPSATVGFRCSGQVSESEMQAVVVPTIESNLLENDRVRALIVFDSDFQRFSAAAAFDDATLGLRHWDGFERLAVVTDLPLLRHAMHAMGLILPCPVRVFPLHALEEARRWLSESLGTIHLERAGDVITVTLIGSLDRGSYLRIEDDLSRLFSAGERPRVLVDLRQFDGWLALSGLRDHLRLIHSYRQQPSRLAVVTAEAWQQLVQRLVAGFAEPKVHLFTGGRMLEAQEWICRD; encoded by the coding sequence ATGATTGAGCTGATCGAGGATCTGCCCTCAGCAACCGTGGGCTTTCGTTGCAGCGGACAGGTGAGTGAAAGCGAGATGCAAGCGGTCGTTGTGCCCACGATCGAATCGAATCTGTTGGAGAACGATCGGGTGCGAGCGTTGATCGTGTTTGATTCAGATTTCCAGCGCTTCAGTGCGGCTGCGGCCTTTGATGACGCGACTCTCGGCTTGCGGCATTGGGATGGCTTTGAGCGTCTCGCTGTTGTTACGGATCTTCCCTTGCTGCGTCATGCCATGCACGCCATGGGCCTCATCCTCCCCTGTCCGGTGCGTGTATTCCCCCTCCATGCTCTTGAGGAGGCACGTCGCTGGTTGAGTGAATCGCTTGGAACGATTCATCTCGAGCGTGCCGGTGATGTGATTACGGTTACTTTGATTGGCTCACTCGACCGGGGCTCATACCTTCGGATCGAGGATGATCTCTCTCGCCTCTTCAGTGCTGGTGAACGACCGCGTGTGCTGGTGGATCTGCGGCAGTTTGATGGTTGGCTGGCCTTGAGTGGTCTGCGCGATCACCTACGGCTGATTCATTCTTACCGGCAGCAACCAAGCCGACTTGCCGTGGTCACTGCTGAGGCTTGGCAGCAACTGGTGCAGCGTCTCGTCGCTGGGTTCGCCGAACCCAAGGTGCATCTTTTCACGGGGGGACGAATGCTTGAGGCTCAGGAATGGATCTGTCGTGACTGA
- the cfa gene encoding cyclopropane fatty acyl phospholipid synthase yields MTLPVLLQQVSSLADVRFDGARSHDIHVHDQAFLSDLIQRGGLALGERYVSGDWDCDDLPELISRLLRARRQLEASPLMGVREAWIRFQEWLLNPQAIHRAFRVGQIHYDIDPRVYTAMLDRRRIYSCAIWQEGDNLDQAQERKLDLICRKLQLQPGQRLLDVGCGWGGLLAFACEHYGVIGTGITISSRQYCHVRDHYSDLPIEVILADYRALPSLGLDRFDRIVSVGMFEHVGPSNHSNFHRVLKQMLDPEGLLMLQTIGHFVFSNQADPWIDRYIFPGGRLPSPSQLARGLEGMFDLQSWENYGPHYEQTLLAWWMNFEEQWPHLRGWLSEDFFRMWRYYLLACAGFFRSRHGQLWQLVLRPTV; encoded by the coding sequence ATGACACTTCCAGTTCTTCTTCAGCAGGTGTCTTCGCTTGCAGATGTTCGCTTTGATGGTGCAAGATCCCATGACATCCATGTGCATGATCAGGCTTTTTTATCGGATCTGATTCAGCGTGGTGGGCTTGCACTTGGGGAACGCTATGTATCCGGTGATTGGGATTGTGATGATCTGCCCGAGCTGATTTCCAGGTTGTTGCGTGCTCGACGGCAATTGGAAGCTAGTCCGTTGATGGGGGTACGTGAGGCCTGGATCCGTTTTCAGGAATGGTTATTGAACCCCCAGGCGATTCATCGCGCCTTTCGCGTTGGCCAGATTCACTACGATATCGATCCCCGTGTTTACACGGCAATGCTCGATCGTCGCAGGATTTATAGTTGTGCAATCTGGCAAGAGGGTGACAATCTCGATCAGGCCCAGGAGCGCAAGCTTGATCTGATCTGCCGCAAGTTGCAGCTTCAACCGGGACAGCGCTTGTTAGATGTGGGCTGTGGATGGGGTGGATTATTGGCGTTTGCCTGCGAGCATTACGGCGTCATCGGAACTGGAATCACCATTTCATCGCGGCAGTATTGCCATGTCCGTGATCATTATTCCGATCTTCCGATTGAGGTGATTCTCGCTGATTACCGAGCTCTTCCGTCGCTCGGCCTTGATCGCTTCGACCGGATTGTATCGGTTGGAATGTTTGAGCATGTGGGGCCATCTAACCACAGTAATTTTCATCGAGTTCTTAAGCAGATGCTCGACCCAGAAGGCTTGCTTATGCTTCAGACCATCGGACACTTTGTTTTTTCTAATCAAGCGGACCCCTGGATTGACCGTTATATTTTCCCTGGGGGACGACTCCCTTCCCCTTCGCAGCTTGCCAGGGGTCTTGAAGGTATGTTTGATCTTCAAAGTTGGGAGAACTATGGTCCGCATTATGAGCAAACACTGTTGGCTTGGTGGATGAATTTTGAGGAACAATGGCCGCACCTTAGAGGATGGCTGAGTGAGGATTTCTTCAGGATGTGGCGATACTATCTGCTGGCATGTGCTGGTTTTTTTCGCTCCCGTCATGGTCAGCTCTGGCAGCTTGTTCTGCGTCCAACGGTCTAA